Proteins encoded together in one Pantoea sp. CCBC3-3-1 window:
- a CDS encoding immunity 42 family protein, with translation MIFGKPFEFAVFYEMLEKTEDNYWKYGIFSFFIEDEIYPSKGSNYTLHMAINYLKDSQQEINSCKSVGLSLSEDASELITQLAHSHGMLLDSDPDDLELPDSEALGVFLSPVEISDVGFYLFYYPKDNDEECLIYSSDYGSTAKKTTLKKGTVNNVIQKLPYQESV, from the coding sequence ATGATCTTTGGTAAACCTTTTGAATTTGCTGTTTTTTATGAAATGTTAGAAAAAACAGAGGATAACTACTGGAAGTATGGGATCTTTAGTTTTTTTATTGAGGATGAAATCTATCCGTCGAAAGGATCAAATTATACATTACATATGGCTATTAATTATTTAAAAGATAGCCAGCAAGAAATAAATAGCTGTAAGAGTGTCGGGTTGTCCTTGTCAGAAGATGCGTCAGAGTTGATAACGCAGTTAGCTCATTCACATGGAATGCTTCTTGATAGTGATCCTGATGATCTTGAATTACCTGATTCTGAAGCGTTAGGCGTTTTTTTAAGCCCTGTTGAAATATCAGACGTTGGATTTTATTTGTTTTATTATCCTAAAGATAACGATGAAGAGTGTTTAATATACAGTTCAGATTATGGCAGCACAGCTAAAAAAACCACTTTAAAGAAAGGAACGGTCAATAACGTGATCCAAAAGCTTCCCTATCAAGAATCTGTATAG
- the cdiI gene encoding ribonuclease toxin immunity protein CdiI, which yields MKKELFNQQDENAGLNTIVMSYFDRIYEDNKFLEAIELLSRKWTLNVDGAYCNFPDMNSYDEEDHFEGVQFAIGYPPSEDDTVIVSEEICYQYIRLACSKYLHLHQEDTDKVNELLAKIPS from the coding sequence ATGAAAAAAGAACTATTTAATCAACAGGATGAGAATGCAGGGTTAAATACAATTGTTATGTCCTATTTTGACAGGATTTATGAGGACAATAAATTTTTAGAAGCTATAGAATTATTGTCTAGAAAATGGACGTTAAATGTTGATGGTGCCTATTGCAACTTTCCAGATATGAATAGCTATGATGAAGAGGATCATTTTGAAGGTGTGCAATTTGCAATAGGTTATCCCCCTTCAGAAGATGATACCGTAATCGTCAGCGAAGAAATCTGCTATCAATATATCCGTTTAGCCTGCTCTAAATATCTTCATCTTCATCAAGAAGATACAGATAAAGTGAATGAATTACTGGCTAAGATCCCATCTTAA
- a CDS encoding SymE family type I addiction module toxin: MAETHHKPETHTPITRCYTIGYVSDANYRPVPAVMLKGHWLVEAGFDTGTALEPQPEPPAEPEVVTMLRKACKKLSARKQQQVMEFIQVIATPQKRPRKIPEGMVEWCRLE, translated from the coding sequence ATGGCTGAGACACATCATAAGCCAGAGACGCACACACCCATAACCCGTTGTTATACCATCGGTTATGTCAGTGACGCGAATTACCGTCCCGTTCCGGCTGTTATGCTGAAGGGCCACTGGCTGGTGGAGGCGGGATTTGATACCGGGACGGCGCTGGAGCCGCAGCCGGAACCGCCCGCTGAACCGGAAGTGGTGACCATGCTGCGTAAAGCCTGCAAAAAGCTTTCGGCACGTAAGCAGCAGCAGGTCATGGAGTTTATCCAGGTGATCGCCACGCCGCAGAAGCGACCGCGGAAGATCCCGGAAGGGATGGTTGAGTGGTGCAGGCTGGAGTAA
- a CDS encoding zinc ABC transporter substrate-binding protein, with translation MKKNEIYIKMLSLSLPYIRNIQSLDKKEKGRDISCYFEAELVHNLMYTLLISDFVEHDLWFLNNQAKYYFEKCSENISPNYSQHVKYIELLFKMVPDGLKCKLQWQGP, from the coding sequence ATGAAAAAAAATGAGATATATATAAAAATGCTATCTCTTTCTCTACCTTACATCAGAAATATCCAGTCATTGGATAAAAAAGAGAAAGGTCGAGATATATCATGCTACTTTGAAGCTGAATTGGTGCATAACCTAATGTATACGCTACTTATCTCAGACTTCGTTGAGCATGATTTATGGTTCTTAAACAATCAAGCAAAATATTATTTTGAAAAATGCAGTGAAAACATTTCACCTAATTACAGTCAACACGTTAAATATATAGAGTTATTATTTAAAATGGTTCCTGATGGATTAAAGTGTAAGCTACAATGGCAAGGCCCTTAA
- a CDS encoding SymE family type I addiction module toxin, with protein MDETYHKPEIATPATRCYTVDYISDAKYRPVPVVTLKGHWLKETGFDTGTALEVKILLGCLILAAQEPQPESPAEAEVVFTLRKGCKKLSGRKQREMAAFNELVATPQRRPRKVQ; from the coding sequence ATGGATGAGACATATCATAAGCCAGAGATTGCCACACCCGCAACCCGTTGTTATACCGTAGATTATATCAGTGACGCGAAGTACCGCCCCGTTCCGGTGGTTACGCTGAAGGGCCACTGGCTGAAGGAGACGGGATTTGATACCGGTACGGCGCTGGAGGTGAAGATCTTACTGGGCTGCCTGATACTGGCGGCGCAGGAGCCGCAGCCGGAATCGCCCGCAGAAGCGGAGGTGGTGTTTACGCTGCGTAAAGGCTGTAAAAAGCTTTCTGGCCGTAAACAGCGGGAGATGGCAGCATTTAATGAACTGGTTGCCACGCCGCAGAGGCGACCACGGAAGGTCCAGTAA
- a CDS encoding VENN motif pre-toxin domain-containing protein: protein MAGNVQGAIAGAAAPYLAELIHRETITTGPDGKEVVNEPANLIAHAVLGAVVAQIQNNSALAGATGATAGEFIAQQLYPGVDRDKLSEGQKQIVSELGTLAAGLAGGIAGDSTASAVAGAQAGKNAVENNNLAVLGQGVRLVAQGCTKVAACRNALIEKGLGSLLGISTAVTVLDKLSDTDKEYVLGVAATGRADLIEKLTPEQREAYNYMVAQDQKGLVTIFPQPDRDVTGGRLISPAQDENKGTSLVTPDRSGSNSSIITISPETQPGKNDGIFINPKPVENTGSSYISESSGKSSAGDFFTGTTYTDKVKQQASSGDFHSFPESVDGHANQGTVSVITGGDGVERLRLEISGSYRGKEGIFEYIREPNGSINHRLFVPKK from the coding sequence GTGGCAGGCAACGTTCAGGGCGCAATTGCGGGAGCCGCTGCCCCTTACCTGGCGGAGCTTATCCACAGGGAGACCATCACAACCGGTCCCGACGGAAAAGAGGTGGTTAACGAACCGGCCAACCTGATAGCGCACGCGGTGCTGGGCGCCGTGGTGGCGCAGATACAGAACAACTCAGCGCTGGCGGGGGCAACAGGCGCGACGGCAGGCGAGTTTATCGCGCAGCAGCTTTATCCGGGCGTGGATCGTGATAAACTCAGCGAAGGGCAGAAGCAGATCGTCAGCGAGCTGGGCACGCTGGCGGCAGGGCTTGCAGGCGGTATCGCCGGAGACAGCACCGCCAGCGCGGTGGCGGGTGCGCAGGCCGGGAAGAATGCGGTAGAGAATAACAACCTGGCCGTACTGGGCCAGGGAGTAAGGCTTGTCGCACAAGGATGCACTAAAGTCGCGGCCTGTCGTAATGCGCTGATAGAAAAAGGTCTGGGAAGCCTGCTGGGGATTAGTACCGCAGTCACCGTGCTGGATAAGCTTTCAGATACTGATAAAGAGTATGTATTGGGCGTTGCCGCAACGGGCCGTGCCGATTTGATAGAAAAACTGACGCCAGAGCAGCGTGAAGCTTATAATTACATGGTTGCTCAGGATCAAAAAGGACTAGTCACTATCTTCCCTCAGCCGGACAGGGATGTGACGGGTGGCAGGCTGATTAGTCCGGCGCAGGATGAAAACAAGGGAACGTCGCTGGTTACGCCGGATCGGTCTGGCAGTAATAGTTCTATTATTACTATATCCCCTGAAACCCAGCCGGGAAAAAATGATGGGATATTCATTAACCCCAAACCGGTAGAAAATACTGGCAGCAGCTATATTTCTGAATCTTCTGGTAAGAGCAGTGCTGGCGACTTCTTTACGGGAACGACCTATACAGATAAAGTCAAACAACAAGCGTCTTCTGGAGACTTTCATTCCTTCCCTGAATCTGTAGATGGCCATGCTAATCAGGGGACAGTATCAGTAATTACAGGAGGCGATGGCGTAGAGCGCCTGAGGCTCGAGATATCAGGCAGTTACCGTGGGAAAGAAGGTATATTCGAATATATACGTGAACCAAATGGTTCTATAAATCACCGGCTTTTTGTTCCTAAAAAATAA
- the imm40 gene encoding Imm40 family immunity protein, translating to MINKILELYSRCGKSLLENGIHDAVLPISVADEALELFSDAKWTVLGGDVYQHENNEMKNFYADWYCNLVDPYESCDYAREHLRKLKSDNIFISFTIKN from the coding sequence ATGATTAATAAAATCCTGGAATTGTATTCACGTTGTGGAAAAAGCCTTTTGGAGAATGGGATTCATGATGCAGTTCTACCAATATCTGTAGCGGATGAGGCATTAGAACTCTTTTCAGATGCGAAATGGACAGTTCTTGGTGGAGATGTCTATCAACATGAAAATAATGAAATGAAAAATTTTTATGCTGATTGGTATTGTAATTTAGTGGATCCTTATGAGAGCTGTGATTACGCAAGAGAGCATTTAAGAAAATTAAAAAGTGACAATATTTTTATCTCTTTCACAATAAAAAACTGA
- a CDS encoding non-ribosomal peptide synthetase, whose product MLLDKQAEILTKQALYPSEALFNIGAIIDIRGPFDEGRMREADRAVKRDPALRSALSVTAWEPEIITLDDHSTPLEVLDLSGHDDPFQSAISCIDQRLQQTFPFDGKTALLRHTLIRIAKDHHLMVGFYHHLAYDGWATSLIYQRLAAFYNGTAQGEFGSSVLPLSLQEQFNAEREYKNSRLFATDQTYWQARLTGYDTTLFPQGCREVTARRHSFTVEPHHRDKLQALALSSGGTLFQALTGITATFLFRTFGVDDIVLGLPVLNRRSARAKQTCGLFANVLPFRLQRKSRDTFSSLLKNINALLKADYRHQRFPANQLLRGGVSYEASLSYEKHDYSAAYEGTDTRLTVLSSPSQDYPLKIFIRDYDAERPLTIDIDYNVSAFSEIDIERVFSDFENILDNCIAFPERELFSSSQITPAKAAFAQPTVTDDLCTQFELAATRYAGRVAISCDGQQLTYAELDQAANALAWRLRERGIGAGQQESLVGLSVERGPGLLVGILGILKAGGAYVPLDPVYPAERLSFLVADSGIRVVVADEAGLTAMAGQDVQRVGLATEGINPTGEEARDARLSGSSNRTNEAAPPRSLHPQQAAYVIYTSGSTGQPKGCVVTHANVSRLFTATAHYEFGESDVWTLFHSYAFDFSVWEIWGALLHGGRLVVVPYLSSRDPEQFALLLEEEAVTVLSQTPAAFRQLVAASARQTFPALRLVFFGGEALEPGSLRPWYARHGERVRLVNMYGITETTVHVTEYALCAADSEKPASAIGEPLADLHVQVLDRYGEPVQAGVTGEMYVGGAGVTRGYLGRAALTAQRFVPDPWGSPGSRLYRSGDLARRLADGNLIYQGRADQQLKLRGFRIEPGEIEAALREEAGVRDAAVLLDTPEQGQPRLVAYVVGGENSQALREALSARLPAHMVPAVIMPLAQLPLTAHGKLDRRALPKPEIAVADGAGARNEVEQTLARIWSEVLNIPEPGIDENFFALGGDSINSLQVIAKARAAGINVTIEGFLAAQYIRKIAAGVKNNDTASNDESLTSPFSLLSASDRALLPDNVDDAFPLSRLQAGMLFHSTLAEEGAIFHDVFTFRLRMPWDEQAWRHALERLPSFHTPLRTSFHWTGYSEPIQIIHSSAEIAYQIIDLRPLATEQREREIAAFIAESKSYHFEPAVGRMFRVSLHRHTDEELQLTLDFHHAIFDGWSVATLLSSLIHSVTNADASVAQTLSDTSANTAFVALERQAEADQHLIETWRKRVSDVAPTLLGRDVSGEAATATRQVRRKVFRLPDPLANQLKQRATDLAIPLKIVLLTAHLSALAKISGGAVTTSGYVTHGRTAGADKAVGLFLNTLPFSVALPPASWRELTELIAAEERGLQSIRRLPAAVIKSLNSGMQLYNVSFNYIHFHIYGGLLDLPDFQVVDVDIYEETDFPLLAQYSQDPFDGSLEITLVSDPAVVADWQVEQFGEFVMHAVEAIANRPDTRWYASLQPKTVVPHSENSVKAVFDLCTLFELAATRYADRVAVSSDGQQLTYAELDRAANALAWRLRERGIGAGQQESLVGLSVERGPGLLVGILGILKAGGAYVPLDPVYPAERLSFLTANSGVRVVVADEAGLTAMAGQDVQRVGLAEGVSQTNAASAGVSPSDSADPAHNAPPRSLHPQQAAYVIYTSGSTGQPKGCVVTHANVTRLFSATAHYAFSESDVWTLFHSYAFDFSVWEIWGALLHGGRLVVVPYLSSRDPEQFALLLEEEAVTVLSQTPAAFRQLVAASARQTFPALRLVFFGGEALEPGSLRPWYARHGERVRLVNMYGITETTVHVTEHTLPAASVDQPAGAIGEALADLHVQVLDRYGEPVPLGVAGEMYVGGAGVTRGYLGRAALTAQRFVPDPWGAPGSRLYRSGDLARRLADGNLIYQGRADQQLKLRGFRIEPGEIEAALREETGVRDAAVLLDTPEQGQPRLVAYVVGGDNPQALREALSKRLPEHMVPAVIMPLAQLPLTAHGKLDRRALPKPEIALRSNEEGYQSTLEKEIAGLLGSVLGLSGLGRHQSFLETGGDSILATQALFRLRERYGVELPLRHIFEAGTVAALAEKITALRQINNGERQNTHSAPLLPSRRRQK is encoded by the coding sequence ATGTTGCTCGATAAACAGGCTGAAATTCTTACCAAACAAGCGTTGTATCCATCAGAGGCGCTGTTCAATATCGGCGCGATTATTGATATCAGAGGGCCTTTTGACGAAGGTCGAATGCGTGAGGCCGATCGGGCAGTAAAACGAGATCCCGCCCTGCGTTCAGCCTTGTCTGTGACTGCCTGGGAGCCTGAAATCATCACGCTTGATGACCACAGCACCCCGCTGGAAGTGCTGGATCTCTCCGGCCACGATGATCCTTTCCAATCCGCTATTTCCTGTATTGATCAGCGTCTGCAACAGACCTTTCCTTTTGACGGAAAAACGGCCCTGTTGCGTCATACGTTAATACGTATTGCAAAAGATCATCATTTGATGGTGGGGTTCTACCATCATTTAGCCTACGATGGTTGGGCTACTTCCCTGATTTATCAGCGTTTAGCCGCATTTTATAACGGCACTGCTCAGGGCGAGTTCGGAAGCAGCGTTTTACCCTTAAGTCTGCAAGAGCAATTTAACGCTGAGCGGGAGTATAAAAACTCGCGCTTATTTGCAACCGACCAGACATATTGGCAGGCAAGGCTGACGGGTTATGACACCACGCTGTTTCCGCAAGGATGCAGAGAGGTGACCGCGCGACGTCACTCGTTTACCGTTGAGCCCCATCATCGCGACAAGTTGCAGGCGCTTGCGCTCAGTTCAGGCGGAACGCTTTTTCAGGCGCTGACAGGCATTACTGCCACCTTCCTTTTCCGGACGTTTGGCGTTGATGATATTGTTCTCGGTTTACCCGTGCTAAACCGTCGGTCGGCCCGCGCCAAACAGACGTGTGGTTTGTTTGCTAACGTTCTGCCTTTTCGCCTTCAGAGAAAATCGCGCGACACCTTTAGTAGCCTGTTAAAAAATATTAACGCTCTGCTTAAAGCTGATTATCGGCATCAGCGTTTTCCTGCTAATCAGTTATTAAGAGGCGGCGTATCGTATGAAGCGAGCCTTTCCTATGAAAAACATGATTACAGTGCGGCTTACGAGGGGACTGATACCCGGCTGACGGTATTATCAAGTCCTTCTCAGGATTATCCTTTAAAGATCTTTATTCGCGATTATGACGCAGAAAGACCACTCACAATCGATATCGATTACAACGTCTCTGCCTTCAGCGAAATAGATATCGAGCGTGTATTTTCCGATTTTGAAAATATCCTGGATAACTGTATCGCTTTCCCCGAAAGAGAATTGTTTAGCAGCAGTCAAATAACGCCTGCAAAAGCTGCTTTTGCCCAGCCAACTGTCACCGACGATCTCTGTACTCAGTTTGAACTGGCAGCAACACGCTATGCCGGACGGGTGGCAATCAGCTGCGACGGCCAGCAGCTCACTTATGCCGAACTTGACCAGGCGGCGAACGCGCTGGCATGGCGGCTGCGCGAGCGGGGGATTGGCGCCGGGCAGCAGGAAAGCCTGGTCGGGCTGAGCGTGGAGCGCGGTCCCGGCCTGCTGGTCGGTATCCTCGGCATTCTCAAAGCGGGCGGGGCGTACGTGCCGCTGGATCCGGTTTATCCGGCCGAACGTCTTTCTTTCCTTGTGGCCGACAGCGGCATACGGGTGGTGGTGGCCGACGAAGCGGGCCTGACGGCAATGGCCGGACAGGACGTGCAGCGGGTCGGGCTGGCGACGGAAGGCATAAACCCGACGGGCGAGGAGGCGAGGGATGCACGCCTGTCGGGCAGCTCGAATCGTACGAACGAAGCGGCACCGCCGCGTTCCCTGCATCCGCAGCAGGCGGCGTACGTTATCTACACTTCCGGCTCCACCGGCCAACCTAAGGGCTGCGTGGTGACGCATGCCAACGTGTCGCGACTGTTTACCGCCACCGCGCATTATGAGTTCGGCGAGTCGGACGTCTGGACGCTGTTCCACTCCTATGCCTTTGATTTCTCAGTCTGGGAGATCTGGGGCGCGCTGCTGCACGGCGGACGGCTGGTGGTGGTGCCTTACCTGAGCAGCCGTGACCCGGAACAGTTTGCACTGCTGCTGGAAGAGGAGGCGGTGACGGTGCTGAGCCAGACGCCGGCGGCCTTCCGCCAGCTGGTTGCCGCTTCTGCCCGGCAGACCTTCCCGGCGCTGCGGCTGGTCTTCTTCGGTGGCGAGGCGCTGGAGCCGGGCAGCCTGCGGCCGTGGTACGCGCGGCACGGTGAGCGGGTGCGGCTGGTGAATATGTACGGCATTACCGAAACCACCGTACACGTTACCGAATACGCGCTCTGTGCTGCTGATAGTGAAAAACCGGCAAGCGCGATTGGCGAACCCCTGGCGGATCTGCACGTTCAGGTGCTGGACCGCTACGGCGAGCCGGTACAGGCTGGCGTAACGGGAGAAATGTACGTGGGCGGTGCAGGCGTGACGCGGGGCTATCTGGGCCGCGCGGCGCTGACGGCGCAGCGTTTTGTGCCGGACCCCTGGGGCTCGCCAGGCTCAAGGCTTTACCGCTCGGGCGACCTGGCGCGGCGGCTGGCGGATGGAAACCTAATCTATCAGGGACGTGCGGACCAGCAGCTGAAGCTGCGCGGATTCCGTATCGAACCGGGCGAGATCGAAGCAGCGCTGCGTGAAGAGGCGGGCGTCCGCGACGCGGCGGTGCTGCTGGACACGCCGGAGCAGGGCCAGCCACGGCTGGTGGCTTACGTGGTGGGCGGAGAAAATTCGCAGGCGTTGCGTGAAGCGCTGTCGGCCCGGCTGCCCGCGCACATGGTGCCTGCGGTGATAATGCCGCTGGCGCAGCTGCCGCTGACCGCGCACGGCAAGCTTGACCGCCGGGCGCTGCCAAAGCCGGAAATCGCGGTCGCCGACGGGGCGGGCGCAAGAAACGAGGTTGAACAGACGCTGGCCCGGATCTGGAGCGAGGTGCTGAACATCCCTGAACCGGGCATTGACGAAAACTTCTTTGCGCTGGGTGGCGACAGCATCAATTCACTCCAGGTTATCGCCAAAGCGAGAGCGGCGGGGATCAACGTGACTATTGAAGGTTTTTTAGCCGCGCAATATATCCGTAAAATCGCGGCGGGCGTAAAAAATAATGATACGGCCAGTAACGATGAGAGCCTGACATCCCCGTTTAGCTTGCTGTCGGCATCGGACCGTGCGCTTCTGCCGGACAACGTCGATGATGCTTTCCCTTTATCCAGATTGCAGGCCGGAATGCTGTTTCATTCCACGCTTGCGGAAGAAGGGGCTATTTTTCATGACGTTTTTACCTTCCGGTTACGCATGCCGTGGGATGAGCAGGCGTGGCGTCATGCGCTCGAGCGGCTGCCTTCTTTCCATACGCCGTTGAGAACCTCTTTCCACTGGACGGGTTATAGCGAACCAATCCAGATTATTCATTCATCAGCCGAAATTGCGTATCAAATTATTGACCTGCGCCCGCTGGCGACGGAACAACGGGAACGCGAAATCGCTGCTTTTATTGCTGAAAGCAAGTCATATCATTTTGAACCGGCCGTTGGGCGCATGTTCCGCGTGAGCCTGCACCGGCATACCGATGAAGAATTGCAGCTGACCCTTGATTTCCATCACGCGATTTTCGATGGCTGGAGCGTTGCTACCCTGCTGAGTAGCTTAATTCACAGCGTTACCAACGCGGATGCCAGCGTTGCTCAAACCCTCTCTGATACTTCAGCTAATACCGCTTTCGTGGCGCTGGAACGCCAGGCCGAGGCTGACCAGCACCTCATTGAGACATGGCGCAAACGCGTCTCGGACGTAGCGCCGACGCTGCTGGGTAGAGATGTTTCGGGCGAAGCAGCAACCGCAACGCGCCAGGTCAGGCGCAAAGTGTTCCGCCTGCCCGATCCTTTAGCAAACCAGCTTAAACAACGCGCTACGGATTTGGCGATTCCCCTGAAAATCGTTTTGCTGACGGCACACCTGAGCGCGTTAGCAAAAATCAGCGGCGGAGCAGTGACCACCAGCGGTTACGTTACCCATGGCCGTACGGCAGGCGCGGATAAGGCTGTCGGCCTCTTTTTGAATACTCTCCCTTTCAGCGTGGCGCTGCCGCCAGCCAGCTGGCGCGAACTGACAGAGCTGATAGCCGCCGAAGAACGGGGGCTTCAGTCAATACGCCGCCTGCCGGCCGCTGTCATTAAGTCACTTAACAGCGGCATGCAGCTCTATAACGTCAGTTTTAACTACATCCATTTTCACATCTATGGCGGCCTGCTTGATCTGCCTGATTTCCAGGTTGTGGATGTTGATATTTATGAAGAAACCGATTTTCCGCTCCTCGCCCAGTATTCACAGGATCCTTTTGATGGCTCACTGGAAATCACCCTGGTTTCCGATCCCGCTGTTGTGGCTGACTGGCAGGTTGAACAGTTTGGCGAGTTTGTCATGCACGCTGTGGAGGCCATCGCCAACAGGCCAGATACCCGCTGGTATGCCAGCCTTCAGCCAAAAACAGTCGTGCCCCACTCAGAAAATTCGGTGAAAGCCGTTTTCGACCTCTGTACTCTGTTTGAACTGGCAGCAACGCGCTACGCCGATCGGGTGGCGGTCAGCAGCGACGGCCAGCAGCTCACCTATGCCGAACTTGACCGGGCGGCCAACGCGCTGGCATGGCGGCTGCGCGAGCGGGGGATCGGCGCCGGACAGCAGGAAAGCCTGGTCGGGCTGAGCGTGGAGCGCGGTCCCGGCCTGCTGGTCGGTATCCTCGGCATTCTCAAGGCGGGCGGGGCGTACGTGCCGCTGGATCCGGTTTATCCGGCTGAACGCCTCTCCTTCCTGACCGCTAACAGCGGCGTCCGGGTGGTGGTGGCTGACGAAGCGGGCCTGACGGCGATGGCCGGGCAGGATGTACAACGGGTCGGGCTGGCGGAAGGCGTGAGCCAGACGAATGCAGCGTCGGCGGGCGTGAGCCCGTCGGACAGCGCCGATCCTGCGCACAACGCGCCGCCGCGCTCCCTGCATCCACAGCAGGCGGCGTACGTTATCTACACCTCCGGTTCCACCGGCCAGCCCAAGGGCTGCGTGGTGACGCATGCCAACGTGACGCGGCTGTTTAGCGCCACCGCGCATTATGCGTTCAGCGAGTCGGACGTCTGGACGCTGTTCCACTCATACGCCTTTGATTTCTCAGTCTGGGAGATCTGGGGCGCGCTGCTGCACGGCGGACGGCTGGTGGTGGTGCCTTACCTGAGCAGCCGTGACCCGGAACAGTTTGCACTGCTGCTGGAAGAGGAGGCGGTGACGGTGCTGAGCCAGACGCCGGCGGCCTTCCGCCAGCTGGTTGCCGCTTCTGCCCGTCAGACCTTCCCGGCGCTGCGGCTGGTCTTCTTCGGTGGCGAGGCGCTGGAGCCGGGCAGCCTGCGGCCGTGGTACGCGCGGCACGGTGAGCGGGTGCGGCTGGTGAATATGTACGGTATCACCGAAACCACCGTACACGTTACCGAACACACACTCCCGGCGGCCAGCGTCGACCAACCGGCAGGCGCGATCGGCGAAGCGCTGGCGGATCTGCACGTTCAGGTGCTGGACCGTTACGGCGAGCCGGTGCCTTTGGGCGTGGCGGGCGAAATGTACGTGGGCGGCGCGGGCGTGACGCGGGGCTATCTGGGCCGCGCGGCGCTGACGGCGCAGCGTTTTGTGCCGGACCCCTGGGGCGCGCCAGGCTCAAGGCTTTACCGCTCGGGCGACCTGGCGCGGCGGCTGGCGGACGGAAACCTGATCTATCAGGGGCGTGCGGACCAGCAGCTGAAGCTGCGCGGATTCCGTATCGAACCGGGCGAGATCGAAGCGGCGCTGCGTGAAGAAACGGGCGTCCGCGACGCGGCGGTGCTGCTGGACACGCCGGAGCAGGGCCAGCCTCGGCTGGTGGCTTACGTGGTGGGCGGAGACAATCCGCAGGCGTTGCGTGAGGCGCTCTCAAAGCGTCTGCCGGAACATATGGTGCCTGCGGTGATAATGCCGCTGGCGCAGCTGCCGCTGACCGCGCACGGCAAGCTCGACCGCCGGGCGCTGCCAAAGCCAGAAATTGCTCTGCGCTCAAACGAAGAGGGCTATCAATCCACTCTTGAAAAAGAAATTGCCGGGTTATTGGGTAGCGTGCTTGGGCTGTCTGGCCTGGGACGTCATCAGAGCTTTTTAGAAACCGGCGGCGATTCAATCCTGGCGACTCAGGCGTTATTCCGTCTGCGTGAACGTTATGGGGTTGAACTGCCCCTGCGTCATATTTTTGAAGCGGGGACGGTCGCCGCACTGGCAGAAAAAATCACGGCGCTTCGGCAGATTAATAATGGGGAGCGCCAGAACACGCATTCAGCTCCGCTTCTGCCATCACGACGTCGTCAAAAATGA